Genomic window (Bacillus marinisedimentorum):
ATTCTCGGCGCGTATACAGGATCGCTTGCATATATTGCGGCAAAAACGGGCCTTTCCACACATTTATTGACCCGTTATGCATTCGGTGAAAAAGGATCTTACTTATCGTCATTCTTGCTGAGTGCCACACAGGTAGGCTGGTTTGGCGTCGGTGTGGCCATGTTCGCGGTACCGGTTCAAAAGGTGACAGGCATTGATACTGCTTTATTGATTGCCGTTTCAGGGTTGCTGATGACAGCGACGGCATTTTTCGGCATGAGGGCTCTGACAATCTTAAGTTTCATCGCTGTGCCGGCGATTGCCGCACTGGGAGGATTTTCAGTACTGAAGGCAGCAGGTTCACTCGGCGGGTTCCAGGGTCTGATGGGTTACCAGCCGGAAGAGACGCTTGGCATCGCAGCAGCGCTGACCATCACGGTCGGCTCCTTTATCAGCGGGGGAACCTTGACGCCGGACTTCACCAGATTTGCAAAAACGAAACCGACAGGCGTCATCACAACAATCATCGCATTCTTCATCGGAAACTCGCTGATGTTTTTGTTTGGAGCGGTCGGCGCCATCGCAACAGGGCAGTCAGATATTTCTGAAGTGATGTTTTTACAGGGGCTGATCCTGCCGGCCATCATCGTTCTCGGGCTGAACATCTGGACAACCAACGATAATGCCCTATA
Coding sequences:
- the codB gene encoding cytosine permease; protein product: MGKNKVDLDFSLQAVPQAQRKGFWRMLVVMLGFTFFSASMLSGGALGMGLSMTQFIGVVLAGNLILGAYTGSLAYIAAKTGLSTHLLTRYAFGEKGSYLSSFLLSATQVGWFGVGVAMFAVPVQKVTGIDTALLIAVSGLLMTATAFFGMRALTILSFIAVPAIAALGGFSVLKAAGSLGGFQGLMGYQPEETLGIAAALTITVGSFISGGTLTPDFTRFAKTKPTGVITTIIAFFIGNSLMFLFGAVGAIATGQSDISEVMFLQGLILPAIIVLGLNIWTTNDNALYASGLGFSNITKVKKNKVVIFNGVIGTILAMWLYNNFVGFLTVLGSTLPPIGAIIAADYFILNRGKYPAFEKMTFKAVNWSAIAAWAIGAALAKFVPGIPPLNGIIGAAAAYVAISIAVQKFVSSESAIKVKKVTEA